One window from the genome of Pyrus communis chromosome 16, drPyrComm1.1, whole genome shotgun sequence encodes:
- the LOC137721185 gene encoding probable adenylate kinase 6, chloroplastic has product MAVLDRVLKLRRPGSYFSLRSFRFSPFLNSETDVKASAFVIPKPLPLHRDVEGRNVQWVFLGCPGVGKGTYASRLCHLLGVPHIATGDLVRDELSSSGPFALQLAEVVNQGKLVSDEIIINLLSKRLEASAAKGETGFILDGFPRTIRQAEILEGVTDIDLVINLKLREEALLAKCLGRRICSECGGNYNVASVDIKAEDGNPGMYMAPLLPPPNCASKLITRSDDTEEVVKERLRIYNDMSQPVEEFYRSRGKLLEFDLPGGIPESWPKLLQALKLEDNEDKWSAAA; this is encoded by the exons ATGGCGGTTTTGGATCGCGTTCTGAAATTACGACGACCGGGAAGCTACTTCTCACTCCGGAGCTTCCGCTTCTCGCCTTTTCTAAATTCCGAAACTGACGTCAAAGCGTCTGCCTTCGTCATCCCAAAGCCTCTCCCCCTGCATCGCGACGTCGAGGGCAGGAATGTCCAGTGGGTCTTCCTCGGCTGCCCCGGCGTCGGCAAAGGCACCTACGCCTCCCGCCTCTGCCACCTCCTCGGCGTCCCCCACATCGCCACCGGCGATCTCGTCCGCGACGAGTTGTCGTCCTCCGGCCCCTTCGCTCTTCAG CTTGCGGAGGTTGTGAATCAGGGGAAATTGGTTTCGGATGAGATTATAATAAACTTGTTGTCCAAGCGTCTTGAGGCTAGTGCAGCGAAGGGTGAAACTGGCTTCATCCTTGACGGCTTCCCTCGGACGATTCGACAGGCG GAAATTTTAGAGGGAGTAACAGACATTGATTTGGTGATCAACCTAAAGCTTCGTGAAGAGGCTTTGCTTGCGAAGTGCCTTGGAAGAAGGATTTGTAGTGAGTGTGGAGGAAATTATAATGTTGCCTCCGTTGACATTAAGGCTGAGGACGGAAACCCTGGCATGTACATGGCTCCACTTCTTCCCCCTCCAAATTGTGCATCTAAGCTTATCACACGATCCGATGACACTGAAGAAGTTGTTAAGGAACGCCTCCGTATTTACAATGATATG AGTCAACCCGTGGAGGAGTTCTACCGAAGTCGAGGAAAATTGTTAGAGTTTGATCTTCCTGGAGGGATTCCCGAATCGTGGCCAAAGCTACTTCAAGCTTTGAAGCTGGAAGACAATGAAGACAAATGGTCTGCAGCAGCATGA